Proteins from one Fuerstiella sp. genomic window:
- a CDS encoding cytochrome c, with the protein MEPAKRNFLWLIPAACLLWPGLRLLVDSRCTAAQTSPSGDSLPQQNIEIRSDSRTAVDAVSSAGFEHQPPFVAAFDRFARSGDVDSVTAGRLLLNELSCTACHTTENAGLSPKRGPRLDGAGNRLNHDWIARFLAGPQEVKHGSTMPAMLNGLSEEVQEQSIRALVAFLATLTEPFPEIKGTGRRPVPGEFWKLGDPANGRRLYHRLGCVACHEPDQDYETVVTKATPLDELLSQLDPEELREAGLLSAARPVESVPLGDPAQKYTRQSLTHFLRDPHRIRPGGRMPDFQLRVMEAADIAAWLLREQSAVAGLSPGADVTSSSIVSQGRQLFSELRCSSCHAVDGLDAPLPATSLKHLDLSSRRQCIDSESHGLPQFSLDGPQLAAIRSAIEDARTEHVSAEASDQLQLTMLTMNCLACHERDRYGGVGRNRKGYFETSRNVDIGDEGRLPPSLTGAGRKLKTGWTELVLQGKGSLRSHMSIRMPVFSGPQINRIPLLLAATDSGGGQPTEDDVFGDLTDLAEAGRELLDVGCVQCHSLRGEVLPGVIGTELEGVAERVHPQWFHDFLLNPVRLKERTRMPSFFPGGRSQNSAVLDGNPERQIAAMWMYLKGIENYPLPAKLEQARSQQFELKPADRPVLLRTFMERVGTYAIAVGFPQRVHFAYDAEQIRPALAWRGRFLDAQSTWFNRFAPPANPLSTDAIDLPEGVSLAFLNSPDDAWPLPMMPDSGTGQTDGRFLGFRLDRSGIPVFRYRIRHVDVEDRMVPGDQQLIRRLHIKHRAPAERDQQLWLRSHRATTLERVGNTSCRSQDGLTVTLDDGLAAQSVLRDTQEGMEWIVPLSFDQELTLEVQYRW; encoded by the coding sequence CCGCTCAAACCAGCCCGTCCGGCGATTCTTTACCGCAACAAAATATTGAAATACGTTCTGACTCGCGGACTGCTGTGGACGCAGTTTCCTCAGCGGGATTTGAGCATCAGCCGCCGTTTGTAGCAGCTTTCGATCGGTTTGCCCGTTCTGGGGACGTGGATTCTGTTACTGCTGGCCGATTGCTGCTGAATGAATTGAGCTGCACCGCTTGTCACACGACTGAAAATGCCGGACTGAGTCCCAAACGGGGTCCCCGACTGGATGGAGCAGGAAATCGTTTGAATCATGACTGGATTGCCCGATTTCTTGCCGGTCCGCAAGAAGTGAAACACGGTTCAACAATGCCTGCGATGCTGAACGGACTTTCTGAAGAAGTCCAGGAACAGTCGATTCGGGCACTGGTTGCATTTCTGGCAACACTGACGGAACCATTTCCTGAAATCAAAGGAACCGGCAGGAGACCTGTTCCCGGTGAGTTTTGGAAACTGGGCGATCCTGCGAATGGCCGACGGCTGTACCATCGTCTTGGCTGTGTGGCCTGTCATGAGCCTGATCAAGACTATGAGACCGTGGTCACCAAAGCTACACCGCTGGATGAACTGCTGAGTCAGCTCGATCCTGAAGAGCTCCGCGAAGCCGGATTGCTGTCAGCAGCCCGACCGGTGGAATCCGTCCCGCTGGGGGATCCCGCGCAAAAGTACACTCGTCAGTCCTTGACACATTTTCTCCGGGATCCGCATCGGATTCGTCCCGGGGGACGCATGCCGGATTTCCAGCTTCGTGTGATGGAAGCAGCCGACATTGCCGCGTGGCTGCTTCGGGAACAGTCCGCAGTTGCCGGATTATCACCCGGTGCAGACGTGACCAGTTCTTCAATTGTCAGTCAGGGCCGGCAACTGTTTTCCGAACTACGCTGTTCCAGCTGCCACGCGGTGGACGGTCTTGATGCCCCGTTACCCGCAACGTCTCTGAAGCATCTGGATTTGAGCAGTCGGCGGCAGTGCATCGATTCGGAAAGTCACGGACTGCCTCAATTCTCTCTGGATGGTCCTCAATTAGCAGCAATTCGGAGTGCGATTGAGGATGCCAGGACGGAACACGTCTCGGCCGAGGCCTCTGATCAGTTGCAGCTGACGATGTTAACGATGAACTGCCTGGCGTGTCATGAACGTGACAGATACGGCGGGGTGGGACGTAACCGCAAGGGATATTTTGAGACGTCTCGTAATGTGGATATCGGCGACGAAGGAAGACTGCCACCGTCACTGACCGGCGCCGGTCGTAAGCTCAAAACCGGCTGGACGGAACTTGTTCTGCAGGGGAAGGGATCTCTTCGCAGCCACATGAGTATTCGGATGCCGGTTTTTTCCGGGCCTCAAATCAACCGAATTCCTCTACTGCTTGCAGCGACAGATTCCGGCGGTGGCCAGCCAACGGAAGACGATGTGTTTGGTGATCTGACAGATCTGGCAGAGGCGGGACGTGAGTTGCTGGATGTCGGCTGTGTCCAGTGTCATTCACTGCGGGGCGAAGTGCTGCCGGGTGTCATCGGCACGGAGCTTGAGGGAGTCGCGGAGCGTGTGCACCCTCAGTGGTTTCACGACTTTTTGCTGAATCCGGTCCGGCTCAAGGAACGCACACGCATGCCTTCCTTTTTTCCCGGGGGCAGAAGTCAGAATTCAGCGGTGCTTGACGGGAATCCGGAGCGACAGATAGCTGCAATGTGGATGTATCTGAAAGGAATTGAAAATTATCCGCTGCCTGCGAAACTTGAACAGGCGCGTTCTCAGCAGTTCGAACTGAAACCTGCCGATCGACCCGTCCTTCTGAGGACATTCATGGAACGCGTGGGCACTTATGCCATCGCTGTGGGATTCCCTCAGCGCGTACACTTTGCGTACGACGCAGAGCAGATTCGTCCGGCGCTGGCGTGGAGGGGACGGTTTCTGGATGCGCAGAGCACCTGGTTTAACCGATTTGCTCCACCGGCAAATCCACTGAGTACTGACGCAATCGACCTGCCGGAGGGTGTGTCACTGGCGTTTCTTAACAGTCCCGATGATGCCTGGCCGCTGCCGATGATGCCGGATTCAGGGACGGGGCAGACAGACGGTCGTTTCCTGGGATTTCGTCTGGACCGCAGCGGTATTCCCGTCTTCCGCTATCGCATCCGTCACGTCGATGTGGAAGATCGCATGGTGCCTGGTGATCAGCAGCTGATTCGCAGATTGCACATCAAACACCGTGCACCAGCGGAACGGGATCAGCAACTCTGGCTGCGCAGTCATCGGGCCACAACACTGGAACGTGTTGGCAACACATCCTGTCGCAGTCAGGACGGACTAACAGTCACGCTTGACGATGGACTTGCCGCCCAAAGTGTGCTTCGCGACACTCAGGAGGGGATGGAGTGGATTGTTCCTTTGTCATTCGATCAGGAACTTACGCTGGAGGTACAGTACCGATGGTGA
- a CDS encoding Gfo/Idh/MocA family oxidoreductase: MPENYVWRFVVVGCGRMGQAHAQLLQQDERARVIGVFDPSESAAIRLRDQCGPDVAVFSSFEETLASDSDAVVIATPTGCHHDQIAGALSAGRHVLAEKPLAQGRQEIVNLIRMSESDPQRHCVLGYQRRFWKNHRFLKEEVAGGNWGNVRSVTFVNNEHWEAGIGQTWRDDPAMNFGGFLGDAGSHKIDALMYITGRHPDRLFAMTQNSASHVEIIATVTGTLHGGIPLTLAFTGNAHSYYEELLIHCDDADLILRDDRVFIARRNVVSPVELPTDQSGPLSTANPVSGLLDILSGVASNPAPFSCALSVFDVTAAILQSAGEGQPVSLT; encoded by the coding sequence GTGCCGGAAAACTACGTGTGGAGATTTGTCGTCGTTGGCTGTGGCCGTATGGGGCAGGCCCATGCTCAGCTGCTGCAGCAAGATGAGCGGGCCCGCGTGATCGGAGTCTTCGACCCGTCAGAATCTGCGGCCATTCGATTGCGGGATCAATGCGGTCCGGATGTCGCTGTGTTTAGTTCATTCGAAGAGACGCTCGCTTCCGACAGCGATGCCGTGGTGATTGCGACACCGACTGGCTGCCACCACGATCAAATTGCCGGTGCACTGTCGGCCGGACGGCATGTGCTGGCTGAAAAACCACTGGCCCAGGGGCGGCAAGAAATTGTAAACCTGATCAGAATGTCGGAGTCTGATCCTCAACGCCACTGTGTGCTGGGGTATCAGCGTCGTTTCTGGAAGAACCATCGTTTTCTCAAAGAGGAAGTGGCAGGCGGAAATTGGGGAAACGTACGATCGGTTACGTTTGTCAATAACGAACACTGGGAAGCCGGGATTGGTCAGACATGGCGGGACGATCCGGCCATGAACTTCGGTGGGTTTCTGGGTGATGCCGGCAGTCACAAGATCGATGCACTGATGTACATCACCGGACGTCACCCCGATCGTCTGTTCGCGATGACTCAGAATTCCGCCAGTCACGTCGAAATCATTGCCACTGTCACCGGAACACTGCACGGAGGGATTCCATTGACGCTGGCGTTCACCGGAAACGCCCACTCTTATTACGAAGAGTTACTGATTCACTGCGATGACGCGGATTTGATCCTTCGGGATGATCGAGTGTTCATCGCACGCCGGAACGTGGTCAGTCCGGTGGAGTTGCCGACTGATCAATCCGGTCCGCTGTCCACGGCCAATCCGGTTAGTGGTCTGCTGGATATTCTGAGTGGAGTTGCCTCGAATCCTGCGCCGTTTTCATGTGCTTTGTCTGTTTTTGATGTCACCGCTGCGATTCTGCAATCTGCCGGAGAAGGACAGCCGGTGAGTCTTACGTAA